A single region of the Silene latifolia isolate original U9 population chromosome 8, ASM4854445v1, whole genome shotgun sequence genome encodes:
- the LOC141597329 gene encoding protein WHAT'S THIS FACTOR 9, mitochondrial, producing the protein MVRWLVNSVKGFCKNKKGYSYLQKCNLVNIKLKWAKDKVLDEAVSGQRDLKAALILVSLISSAPETSVPIYRLRLHRRQLGIPDELKLSTFIRRYPSVFQENYFLDSAGTPVPAFGLTAEASILRQEELNVLQQNQMDLVDRVRKLLMLVRHTTLPLQTIDQLKWDLGLPYDYQQTLIPNFPDLFSTVKLEDERVGLKLLSWDNRLAISHLQKNVGLSEKNLAFPIGFTRGFGLRRKCTEWLEDWQKLPYTSPYSDASHLDPRTDVSEKRIVGVFHELLHLTIHKQTERKNVSNLRKPLGLPQKFTKVFERHPGIFYLSKKSDTQTVVLRDAFNGSELLEKHPLVDIRRKYGALMDKGFLDRSRGLYRKAEDVKELGV; encoded by the coding sequence ATGGTTCGGTGGCTGGTCAATAGCGTAAAAGGCTTCTGTAAGAATAAAAAAGGATATAGTTACTTGCAGAAATGTAATTTAGTAAACATAAAGTTAAAATGGGCGAAAGACAAAGTGCTTGATGAAGCTGTGTCTGGTCAAAGAGACCTCAAAGCGGCTTTGATTCTCGTGTCTCTCATATCTTCTGCTCCCGAGACTTCTGTTCCTATATACCGCCTCCGGCTCCACCGGAGACAGCTGGGTATTCCTGATGAACTCAAActatctacttttattaggagaTACCCATCAGTTTTCCAGGAGAATTATTTCCTTGATAGTGCGGGAACGCCTGTGCCTGCCTTCGGTTTAACGGCTGAAGCCTCAATTCTCCGCCAAGAAGAATTGAATGTGCTTCAGCAAAATCAAATGGATTTAGTTGATCGGGTACGAAAGCTACTAATGCTTGTGAGACATACCACTCTTCCTTTACAAACTATAGACCAATTGAAATGGGACCTTGGTTTACCCTATGATTACCAACAAACCCTAATCCCTAACTTCCCTGATTTGTTTTCTACTGTCAAACTTGAGGATGAACGGGTTGGTCTGAAATTATTATCATGGGATAATCGCCTAGCTATTTCTCATTTGCAGAAAAATGTGGGTTTATCGGAAAAGAATCTGGCTTTTCCAATTGGATTCACTAGGGGTTTCGGATTAAGAAGAAAGTGTACAGAGTGGTTAGAAGATTGGCAAAAGCTTCCTTATACTTCGCCTTATTCTGATGCGTCTCATCTGGATCCTCGTACGGATGTTTCTGAGAAACGAATTGTTGGGGTTTTTCATGAGTTACTACACCTGACAATCCACAAGCAAACTGAACGGAAAAACGTGAGTAACCTCCGAAAGCCTCTAGGATTACCCCAGAAGTTTACCAAGGTGTTTGAAAGACATCCTGGTATTTTCTATCTATCTAAGAAAAGTGATACACAAACTGTTGTCTTGAGGGATGCCTTTAATGGGTCGGAGCTCTTGGAGAAGCATCCACTTGTAGATATCCGTAGAAAATATGGTGCATTAATGGATAAAGGATTTTTGGATAGGAGTCGCGGCTTATATCGAAAAGCCGAGGATGTAAAAGAGCTAGGCGTTTGA
- the LOC141597327 gene encoding aldehyde dehydrogenase family 2 member C4-like, with amino-acid sequence MGDLPNGTSESYFVTPEIKFTKLFINGDFVDAISGKTFETIDPRNGEVIATIAEGDSEDVDLAVKAAREAFDHGPWPRMSGYERGRVMMKLADLIDEHIEELAALDTMDAGKLFVMGKALDIPDAAHCLRYFAGAADKIHGNTLKMSRAMQAYTLREPFGVVAHIIPWNFPTTMFFMKVAPALAAGCTMIVKPAEQTPLSALYYAHLSKLAGIPDGVLNVVTGFGPTAGAALASHMDIDKISFTGSTEVGSLIMQAAAKSNLKPVSLELGGKSPLIIFDDADVDEAVGLALQGCLYNKGEICVASSRVLVQEGIYDKIAAKIAEKAKSWVVGDPFNPNVQQGPQVDKQQFEKVLSFIRAGKEEGAELLAGGEPCGNKGYYISPTIFSDVKDNMTIASNEIFGPVMSLMKFATVEEAIQRANATRYGLAAGIVTKNIDIANTVSRSIRAGTIWINCYFGFDYDAPFGGYKMSGVGRELGLDGLYMYTQVKTVVTPLHNSPWL; translated from the exons ATGGGGGATTTGCCTAATGGAACTTCTGAATCTTACTTCGTAACTCCAGAAATCAAGTTTACTAAGCTTTTTATCAATGGAGATTTTGTTGATGCTATTTCAG GGAAAACTTTTGAGACAATTGATCCAAGAAATGGAGAAGTAATAGCAACGATAGCAGAAGGAGACTCAGAAGATGTTGATTTGGCGGTCAAAGCTGCTCGCGAAGCCTTTGACCATGGCCCTTGGCCTCGTATGTCCGGTTAT GAGAGAGGAAGGGTGATGATGAAATTGGCGGATTTGATAGACGAACACATAGAAGAGTTAGCAGCATTGGACACCATGGATGCCGGAAAATTGTTTGTAATGGGAAAGGCCCTAGACATCCCTGATGCAGCCCATTGCTTGCGGTACTTCGCTGGAGCAGcggataaaatccatggaaacaCTTTGAAGATGTCACGTGCCATGCAGGCTTACACGCTCCGTGAGCCCTTTGGTGTGGTGGCCCACATCATCCCGTGGAATTTTCCGACCACCATGTTTTTCATGAAAGTGGCTCCAGCTTTGGCTGCGGGATGCACCATGATTGTTAAGCCGGCTGAGCAAACCCCCCTCTCGGCTTTGTACTATGCTCATCTATCCAAGCTC GCGGGTATCCCAGATGGAGTGCTTAACGTTGTCACAGGATTTGGACCAACTGCTGGAGCTGCACTAGCTTCCCATATGGACATCGATAAA ATTAGTTTTACTGGATCCACAGAAGTAGGGAGCCTTATTATGCAAGCAGCAGCAAAGAGCAACCTGAAACCAGTGTCACTTGAGCTAGGAGGCAAATCTCCTCTCATCATATTTGACGATGCCGATGTTGATGAAGCAGTTGGACTTGCTCTACAAGGATGCCTCTATAATAAG GGAGAAATTTGTGTGGCTAGTTCTCGTGTACTCGTTCAAGAAGGTATATATGATAAGATTGCAGCAAAAATAGCAGAAAAGGCTAAATCTTGGGTTGTTGGGGATCCTTTCAATCCTAATGTTCAGCAAGGCCCTCAG GTTGATAAGCAGCAGTTCGAGAAAGTACTGTCTTTCATAAGGGCGGGCAAAGAAGAAGGGGCTGAGTTACTAGCTGGTGGAGAGCCTTGTGGTAATAAGGGCTACTACATTTCCCCAACCATTTTCTCCGATGTTAAG GACAATATGACAATAGCAAGTAATGAAATATTTGGACCTGTCATGTCCTTAATGAAATTCGC GACGGTAGAGGAAGCGATACAAAGGGCAAATGCAACAAGATATGGGCTAGCAGCTGGGATAGTGACCAAAAACATAGACATAGCCAACACGGTTTCCCGATCAATTCGAGCTGGAACAATTTGGATCAATTGTTACTTTGGTTTTGATTACGATGCCCCGTTTGGTGGATACAAAATGAGCGGAGTTGGTAGAGAACTCGGGCTAGATGGCCTTTACATGTACACTCAAGTCAAAACTGTGGTTACTCCTCTTCACAACTCTCCTTGGTTGTAA